Proteins from a genomic interval of Gossypium hirsutum isolate 1008001.06 chromosome A09, Gossypium_hirsutum_v2.1, whole genome shotgun sequence:
- the LOC107889020 gene encoding protein MALE DISCOVERER 2 isoform X4: MSLLPRPLQRLAYKGMGDRWKQIGFNLLSFLFLIPSFMIEGSLAINSDGLALLEFRARIDSDPYGAFANWNSNDSSPCLWWGVHCVDGKVQMLDLSALSLEGTLAPELGKLSNLRSLVLYKNHFSGAIPKEFGELTKLELLDLRENDLGGTIPAEIGKMLSLKRLLLCDNKLEGSIPSDLGRLNLLSKLQYDENLTSTSATGIGCINRKFGLCLWQSSLKQLSRMGSLLMPIKGTLIRYLNALPLPQQKDSLAEHQDDCCSDVPGSSEQQIANSMQDVASFARRRLLAQSKNLPAVPATGMSSNEQIISLPTTRSSGSFPAVPKAKQPSAPSPSPSPPVEMPPTLETDSKPGEPPAEEPSESGSGNLWKYLIIIPVVVILLAFLAFLFLCRKRAAKTIGPWKTGLSGQLQKAFVTGVPSLNRVELETACEDFSNIIDTIGGCRVYKGTLSSGVEIAVAATGISSLKDWSKNSEKAYRRKIDKLSRINHKNYVNLIGYCEEDEPFNRMMVFEYAPNGTLFEHLHVKEMEHLDWNARVRIIMGVAYCLQYMHHDLNPPLAHPNLSSSSIYLTDDYAAKLGEIGCLPSTSKSETSSDSESQHSSELPPLVDLEANVYNFGLLLLEIISGKLPCSEEQGPIEKWADQYLSDKSNFGSMTDPTLDSFKIEELEIICEVIKECIATDPRKRPTMKDIITKLREVIQVAPEQATPRLSPLWWAELEILSMEAT, from the exons ATGTCTTTGCTACCTCGGCCATTGCAGCGTTTGGCTTATAAAGGAATGGGGGATAGATGGAAACAAATTGGATTCAATTTGTTGAGCTTTTTGTTCTTGATTCCAAGTTTCATGATTGAAGGGTCTTTGGCCATTAACTCTGATG GTTTGGCTTTGTTAGAATTTCGAGCCAGAATTGACTCTGATCCTTATGGTGCGTTTGCAAATTGGAATTCCAATGATAGCTCTCCATGCTTGTGGTGGGGAGTTCATTGTGTCGATGGTAAAGTGCAAATGCT GGATTTGAGTGCCCTTTCTTTGGAAGGAACATTGGCACCAGAGCTGGGGAAATTAAGCAACTTAAGATCACT TGTGCTCTATAAAAACCATTTCTCCGGTGCCATTCCAAAAGAGTTTGGAGAGCTTACGAAGCTGGAGCTACTGGATTTGAGGGAAAATGACTTGGGTGGAACAATTCCAGCAGAAATAGGAAAAATGTTGTCTCTAAAACGCTT GTTACTTTGTGACAACAAGTTGGAGGGCAGCATTCCTTCGGATCTTGGGAGACTAAACTTGCTCTCCAAACTGCAATATGATGAAAACCTTACATCGACGTCAGCTACCGGAATTGGCTGCATAAATAGGAAGTTTGGACTGTG CCTATGGCAAAGCAGTTTGAAACAACTGAGCAGAATGGGTTCATTGCTCATGCCGATTAAAGGCACACTTATACGTTACCTCAATGCGTTGCCATTACCACA GCAAAAGGACTCGCTGGCCGAGCATCAAGACGATTGCTGCAGTGATGTGCCTG GTTCATCTGAACAACAGATAGCCAATAGCATGCAGGATGTTGCCTCTTTTGCACGTCGTAGGCTGCTTGCACAGTCAAAGAACCTCCCAGCTGTGCCTGCTACTGGTATGTCGTCTAACGAACAGATCATTTCTCTCCCGACTACCCGAAGTAGTGGGAGCTTCCCTGCTGTGCCGAAGGCAAAACAGCCTTCTgcaccatcaccatcaccatcaccaccAGTTGAAATGCCTCCTACCCTGGAGACTGATTCGAAGCCTGGAGAGCCACCTGCTGAAGAACCTTCAGAATCTGGTTCCGGGAATTTATGGAAATATCTCATTATCATTCCCGTTGTGGTCATCCTGCTTGCATTTTTGGCATTTTTGTTCCTGTGTCGTAAACGAGCAGCAAAAACGATCGGACCTTGGAAAACTGGATTAAGTGGACAGCTGCAGAAAGCTTTTGTTACAG GAGTGCCTAGCCTAAACCGAGTGGAACTCGAAACAGCCTGTGAGGATTTTAGCAATATAATTGACACAATTGGAGGTTGTAGAGTGTATAAAGGGACACTTTCCAGCGGAGTTGAGATTGCTGTTGCTGCAACTGGCATTTCATCTTTAAAAGACTGGTCCAAGAACTCGGAGAAAGCCTATCGGAGAAAG ATCGATAAATTGTCAAGAATTAACCATAAGAACTATGTCAACCTTATTGGCTACTGTGAGGAGGATGAACCTTTCAACAGGATGATGGTGTTTGAATATGCTCCAAATGGGACCCTTTTCGAGCACCTGCATG TTAAAGAAATGGAACATCTTGATTGGAATGCAAGGGTGAGGATCATCATGGGTGTTGCTTATTGTCTTCAATATATGCATCATGATCTAAATCCTCCCTTAGCTCATCCAAACTTAAGTTCATCTTCTATCTATCTAACGGACGATTATGCTGCAAAG CTTGGAGAAATTGGCTGTTTACCATCCACATCAAAGTCAGAGACCTCAAGTGATTCTGAATCACAACATTCATCTGAATTGCCACCATTAGTTGATTTAGAAGCGAATGTCTATAACTTCGGATTATTGTTACTCGAAATCATTTCCGGAAAGCTTCCTTGTTCTGAAGAACAAGGACCAATCGAGAAATGG GCGGACCAATACTTGAGCGATAAGTCGAACTTCGGCTCGATGACTGATCCTACGCTCGATTCGTTCAAAATTGAAGAGCTCGAGATAATCTGTGAGGTTATCAAAGAATGTATCGCAACGGATCCAAGGAAAAGACCAACGATGAAAGATATAatcacgaaattgagagaagtGATTCAAGTCGCCCCGGAACAAGCTACCCCAAGACTCTCCCCGTTGTGGTGGGCTGAACTTGAGATTTTATCAATGGAGGCTACCTAA
- the LOC107889020 gene encoding protein MALE DISCOVERER 2 isoform X3, translating to MSLLPRPLQRLAYKGMGDRWKQIGFNLLSFLFLIPSFMIEGSLAINSDGLALLEFRARIDSDPYGAFANWNSNDSSPCLWWGVHCVDGKVQMLDLSALSLEGTLAPELGKLSNLRSLVLYKNHFSGAIPKEFGELTKLELLDLRENDLGGTIPAEIGKMLSLKRLLLCDNKLEGSIPSDLGRLNLLSKLQYDENLTSTSATGIGCINRKFGLCLWQSSLKQLSRMGSLLMPIKGTLIRYLNALPLPQQKDSLAEHQDDCCSDVPAGSSEQQIANSMQDVASFARRRLLAQSKNLPAVPATGMSSNEQIISLPTTRSSGSFPAVPKAKQPSAPSPSPSPPVEMPPTLETDSKPGEPPAEEPSESGSGNLWKYLIIIPVVVILLAFLAFLFLCRKRAAKTIGPWKTGLSGQLQKAFVTGVPSLNRVELETACEDFSNIIDTIGGCRVYKGTLSSGVEIAVAATGISSLKDWSKNSEKAYRRKIDKLSRINHKNYVNLIGYCEEDEPFNRMMVFEYAPNGTLFEHLHVKEMEHLDWNARVRIIMGVAYCLQYMHHDLNPPLAHPNLSSSSIYLTDDYAAKLGEIGCLPSTSKSETSSDSESQHSSELPPLVDLEANVYNFGLLLLEIISGKLPCSEEQGPIEKWADQYLSDKSNFGSMTDPTLDSFKIEELEIICEVIKECIATDPRKRPTMKDIITKLREVIQVAPEQATPRLSPLWWAELEILSMEAT from the exons ATGTCTTTGCTACCTCGGCCATTGCAGCGTTTGGCTTATAAAGGAATGGGGGATAGATGGAAACAAATTGGATTCAATTTGTTGAGCTTTTTGTTCTTGATTCCAAGTTTCATGATTGAAGGGTCTTTGGCCATTAACTCTGATG GTTTGGCTTTGTTAGAATTTCGAGCCAGAATTGACTCTGATCCTTATGGTGCGTTTGCAAATTGGAATTCCAATGATAGCTCTCCATGCTTGTGGTGGGGAGTTCATTGTGTCGATGGTAAAGTGCAAATGCT GGATTTGAGTGCCCTTTCTTTGGAAGGAACATTGGCACCAGAGCTGGGGAAATTAAGCAACTTAAGATCACT TGTGCTCTATAAAAACCATTTCTCCGGTGCCATTCCAAAAGAGTTTGGAGAGCTTACGAAGCTGGAGCTACTGGATTTGAGGGAAAATGACTTGGGTGGAACAATTCCAGCAGAAATAGGAAAAATGTTGTCTCTAAAACGCTT GTTACTTTGTGACAACAAGTTGGAGGGCAGCATTCCTTCGGATCTTGGGAGACTAAACTTGCTCTCCAAACTGCAATATGATGAAAACCTTACATCGACGTCAGCTACCGGAATTGGCTGCATAAATAGGAAGTTTGGACTGTG CCTATGGCAAAGCAGTTTGAAACAACTGAGCAGAATGGGTTCATTGCTCATGCCGATTAAAGGCACACTTATACGTTACCTCAATGCGTTGCCATTACCACA GCAAAAGGACTCGCTGGCCGAGCATCAAGACGATTGCTGCAGTGATGTGCCTG CAGGTTCATCTGAACAACAGATAGCCAATAGCATGCAGGATGTTGCCTCTTTTGCACGTCGTAGGCTGCTTGCACAGTCAAAGAACCTCCCAGCTGTGCCTGCTACTGGTATGTCGTCTAACGAACAGATCATTTCTCTCCCGACTACCCGAAGTAGTGGGAGCTTCCCTGCTGTGCCGAAGGCAAAACAGCCTTCTgcaccatcaccatcaccatcaccaccAGTTGAAATGCCTCCTACCCTGGAGACTGATTCGAAGCCTGGAGAGCCACCTGCTGAAGAACCTTCAGAATCTGGTTCCGGGAATTTATGGAAATATCTCATTATCATTCCCGTTGTGGTCATCCTGCTTGCATTTTTGGCATTTTTGTTCCTGTGTCGTAAACGAGCAGCAAAAACGATCGGACCTTGGAAAACTGGATTAAGTGGACAGCTGCAGAAAGCTTTTGTTACAG GAGTGCCTAGCCTAAACCGAGTGGAACTCGAAACAGCCTGTGAGGATTTTAGCAATATAATTGACACAATTGGAGGTTGTAGAGTGTATAAAGGGACACTTTCCAGCGGAGTTGAGATTGCTGTTGCTGCAACTGGCATTTCATCTTTAAAAGACTGGTCCAAGAACTCGGAGAAAGCCTATCGGAGAAAG ATCGATAAATTGTCAAGAATTAACCATAAGAACTATGTCAACCTTATTGGCTACTGTGAGGAGGATGAACCTTTCAACAGGATGATGGTGTTTGAATATGCTCCAAATGGGACCCTTTTCGAGCACCTGCATG TTAAAGAAATGGAACATCTTGATTGGAATGCAAGGGTGAGGATCATCATGGGTGTTGCTTATTGTCTTCAATATATGCATCATGATCTAAATCCTCCCTTAGCTCATCCAAACTTAAGTTCATCTTCTATCTATCTAACGGACGATTATGCTGCAAAG CTTGGAGAAATTGGCTGTTTACCATCCACATCAAAGTCAGAGACCTCAAGTGATTCTGAATCACAACATTCATCTGAATTGCCACCATTAGTTGATTTAGAAGCGAATGTCTATAACTTCGGATTATTGTTACTCGAAATCATTTCCGGAAAGCTTCCTTGTTCTGAAGAACAAGGACCAATCGAGAAATGG GCGGACCAATACTTGAGCGATAAGTCGAACTTCGGCTCGATGACTGATCCTACGCTCGATTCGTTCAAAATTGAAGAGCTCGAGATAATCTGTGAGGTTATCAAAGAATGTATCGCAACGGATCCAAGGAAAAGACCAACGATGAAAGATATAatcacgaaattgagagaagtGATTCAAGTCGCCCCGGAACAAGCTACCCCAAGACTCTCCCCGTTGTGGTGGGCTGAACTTGAGATTTTATCAATGGAGGCTACCTAA
- the LOC107889020 gene encoding protein MALE DISCOVERER 2 isoform X2 has product MSLLPRPLQRLAYKGMGDRWKQIGFNLLSFLFLIPSFMIEGSLAINSDDEGLALLEFRARIDSDPYGAFANWNSNDSSPCLWWGVHCVDGKVQMLDLSALSLEGTLAPELGKLSNLRSLVLYKNHFSGAIPKEFGELTKLELLDLRENDLGGTIPAEIGKMLSLKRLLLCDNKLEGSIPSDLGRLNLLSKLQYDENLTSTSATGIGCINRKFGLCLWQSSLKQLSRMGSLLMPIKGTLIRYLNALPLPQQKDSLAEHQDDCCSDVPGSSEQQIANSMQDVASFARRRLLAQSKNLPAVPATGMSSNEQIISLPTTRSSGSFPAVPKAKQPSAPSPSPSPPVEMPPTLETDSKPGEPPAEEPSESGSGNLWKYLIIIPVVVILLAFLAFLFLCRKRAAKTIGPWKTGLSGQLQKAFVTGVPSLNRVELETACEDFSNIIDTIGGCRVYKGTLSSGVEIAVAATGISSLKDWSKNSEKAYRRKIDKLSRINHKNYVNLIGYCEEDEPFNRMMVFEYAPNGTLFEHLHVKEMEHLDWNARVRIIMGVAYCLQYMHHDLNPPLAHPNLSSSSIYLTDDYAAKLGEIGCLPSTSKSETSSDSESQHSSELPPLVDLEANVYNFGLLLLEIISGKLPCSEEQGPIEKWADQYLSDKSNFGSMTDPTLDSFKIEELEIICEVIKECIATDPRKRPTMKDIITKLREVIQVAPEQATPRLSPLWWAELEILSMEAT; this is encoded by the exons ATGTCTTTGCTACCTCGGCCATTGCAGCGTTTGGCTTATAAAGGAATGGGGGATAGATGGAAACAAATTGGATTCAATTTGTTGAGCTTTTTGTTCTTGATTCCAAGTTTCATGATTGAAGGGTCTTTGGCCATTAACTCTGATG ATGAAGGTTTGGCTTTGTTAGAATTTCGAGCCAGAATTGACTCTGATCCTTATGGTGCGTTTGCAAATTGGAATTCCAATGATAGCTCTCCATGCTTGTGGTGGGGAGTTCATTGTGTCGATGGTAAAGTGCAAATGCT GGATTTGAGTGCCCTTTCTTTGGAAGGAACATTGGCACCAGAGCTGGGGAAATTAAGCAACTTAAGATCACT TGTGCTCTATAAAAACCATTTCTCCGGTGCCATTCCAAAAGAGTTTGGAGAGCTTACGAAGCTGGAGCTACTGGATTTGAGGGAAAATGACTTGGGTGGAACAATTCCAGCAGAAATAGGAAAAATGTTGTCTCTAAAACGCTT GTTACTTTGTGACAACAAGTTGGAGGGCAGCATTCCTTCGGATCTTGGGAGACTAAACTTGCTCTCCAAACTGCAATATGATGAAAACCTTACATCGACGTCAGCTACCGGAATTGGCTGCATAAATAGGAAGTTTGGACTGTG CCTATGGCAAAGCAGTTTGAAACAACTGAGCAGAATGGGTTCATTGCTCATGCCGATTAAAGGCACACTTATACGTTACCTCAATGCGTTGCCATTACCACA GCAAAAGGACTCGCTGGCCGAGCATCAAGACGATTGCTGCAGTGATGTGCCTG GTTCATCTGAACAACAGATAGCCAATAGCATGCAGGATGTTGCCTCTTTTGCACGTCGTAGGCTGCTTGCACAGTCAAAGAACCTCCCAGCTGTGCCTGCTACTGGTATGTCGTCTAACGAACAGATCATTTCTCTCCCGACTACCCGAAGTAGTGGGAGCTTCCCTGCTGTGCCGAAGGCAAAACAGCCTTCTgcaccatcaccatcaccatcaccaccAGTTGAAATGCCTCCTACCCTGGAGACTGATTCGAAGCCTGGAGAGCCACCTGCTGAAGAACCTTCAGAATCTGGTTCCGGGAATTTATGGAAATATCTCATTATCATTCCCGTTGTGGTCATCCTGCTTGCATTTTTGGCATTTTTGTTCCTGTGTCGTAAACGAGCAGCAAAAACGATCGGACCTTGGAAAACTGGATTAAGTGGACAGCTGCAGAAAGCTTTTGTTACAG GAGTGCCTAGCCTAAACCGAGTGGAACTCGAAACAGCCTGTGAGGATTTTAGCAATATAATTGACACAATTGGAGGTTGTAGAGTGTATAAAGGGACACTTTCCAGCGGAGTTGAGATTGCTGTTGCTGCAACTGGCATTTCATCTTTAAAAGACTGGTCCAAGAACTCGGAGAAAGCCTATCGGAGAAAG ATCGATAAATTGTCAAGAATTAACCATAAGAACTATGTCAACCTTATTGGCTACTGTGAGGAGGATGAACCTTTCAACAGGATGATGGTGTTTGAATATGCTCCAAATGGGACCCTTTTCGAGCACCTGCATG TTAAAGAAATGGAACATCTTGATTGGAATGCAAGGGTGAGGATCATCATGGGTGTTGCTTATTGTCTTCAATATATGCATCATGATCTAAATCCTCCCTTAGCTCATCCAAACTTAAGTTCATCTTCTATCTATCTAACGGACGATTATGCTGCAAAG CTTGGAGAAATTGGCTGTTTACCATCCACATCAAAGTCAGAGACCTCAAGTGATTCTGAATCACAACATTCATCTGAATTGCCACCATTAGTTGATTTAGAAGCGAATGTCTATAACTTCGGATTATTGTTACTCGAAATCATTTCCGGAAAGCTTCCTTGTTCTGAAGAACAAGGACCAATCGAGAAATGG GCGGACCAATACTTGAGCGATAAGTCGAACTTCGGCTCGATGACTGATCCTACGCTCGATTCGTTCAAAATTGAAGAGCTCGAGATAATCTGTGAGGTTATCAAAGAATGTATCGCAACGGATCCAAGGAAAAGACCAACGATGAAAGATATAatcacgaaattgagagaagtGATTCAAGTCGCCCCGGAACAAGCTACCCCAAGACTCTCCCCGTTGTGGTGGGCTGAACTTGAGATTTTATCAATGGAGGCTACCTAA
- the LOC107889020 gene encoding protein MALE DISCOVERER 2 isoform X1 translates to MSLLPRPLQRLAYKGMGDRWKQIGFNLLSFLFLIPSFMIEGSLAINSDDEGLALLEFRARIDSDPYGAFANWNSNDSSPCLWWGVHCVDGKVQMLDLSALSLEGTLAPELGKLSNLRSLVLYKNHFSGAIPKEFGELTKLELLDLRENDLGGTIPAEIGKMLSLKRLLLCDNKLEGSIPSDLGRLNLLSKLQYDENLTSTSATGIGCINRKFGLCLWQSSLKQLSRMGSLLMPIKGTLIRYLNALPLPQQKDSLAEHQDDCCSDVPAGSSEQQIANSMQDVASFARRRLLAQSKNLPAVPATGMSSNEQIISLPTTRSSGSFPAVPKAKQPSAPSPSPSPPVEMPPTLETDSKPGEPPAEEPSESGSGNLWKYLIIIPVVVILLAFLAFLFLCRKRAAKTIGPWKTGLSGQLQKAFVTGVPSLNRVELETACEDFSNIIDTIGGCRVYKGTLSSGVEIAVAATGISSLKDWSKNSEKAYRRKIDKLSRINHKNYVNLIGYCEEDEPFNRMMVFEYAPNGTLFEHLHVKEMEHLDWNARVRIIMGVAYCLQYMHHDLNPPLAHPNLSSSSIYLTDDYAAKLGEIGCLPSTSKSETSSDSESQHSSELPPLVDLEANVYNFGLLLLEIISGKLPCSEEQGPIEKWADQYLSDKSNFGSMTDPTLDSFKIEELEIICEVIKECIATDPRKRPTMKDIITKLREVIQVAPEQATPRLSPLWWAELEILSMEAT, encoded by the exons ATGTCTTTGCTACCTCGGCCATTGCAGCGTTTGGCTTATAAAGGAATGGGGGATAGATGGAAACAAATTGGATTCAATTTGTTGAGCTTTTTGTTCTTGATTCCAAGTTTCATGATTGAAGGGTCTTTGGCCATTAACTCTGATG ATGAAGGTTTGGCTTTGTTAGAATTTCGAGCCAGAATTGACTCTGATCCTTATGGTGCGTTTGCAAATTGGAATTCCAATGATAGCTCTCCATGCTTGTGGTGGGGAGTTCATTGTGTCGATGGTAAAGTGCAAATGCT GGATTTGAGTGCCCTTTCTTTGGAAGGAACATTGGCACCAGAGCTGGGGAAATTAAGCAACTTAAGATCACT TGTGCTCTATAAAAACCATTTCTCCGGTGCCATTCCAAAAGAGTTTGGAGAGCTTACGAAGCTGGAGCTACTGGATTTGAGGGAAAATGACTTGGGTGGAACAATTCCAGCAGAAATAGGAAAAATGTTGTCTCTAAAACGCTT GTTACTTTGTGACAACAAGTTGGAGGGCAGCATTCCTTCGGATCTTGGGAGACTAAACTTGCTCTCCAAACTGCAATATGATGAAAACCTTACATCGACGTCAGCTACCGGAATTGGCTGCATAAATAGGAAGTTTGGACTGTG CCTATGGCAAAGCAGTTTGAAACAACTGAGCAGAATGGGTTCATTGCTCATGCCGATTAAAGGCACACTTATACGTTACCTCAATGCGTTGCCATTACCACA GCAAAAGGACTCGCTGGCCGAGCATCAAGACGATTGCTGCAGTGATGTGCCTG CAGGTTCATCTGAACAACAGATAGCCAATAGCATGCAGGATGTTGCCTCTTTTGCACGTCGTAGGCTGCTTGCACAGTCAAAGAACCTCCCAGCTGTGCCTGCTACTGGTATGTCGTCTAACGAACAGATCATTTCTCTCCCGACTACCCGAAGTAGTGGGAGCTTCCCTGCTGTGCCGAAGGCAAAACAGCCTTCTgcaccatcaccatcaccatcaccaccAGTTGAAATGCCTCCTACCCTGGAGACTGATTCGAAGCCTGGAGAGCCACCTGCTGAAGAACCTTCAGAATCTGGTTCCGGGAATTTATGGAAATATCTCATTATCATTCCCGTTGTGGTCATCCTGCTTGCATTTTTGGCATTTTTGTTCCTGTGTCGTAAACGAGCAGCAAAAACGATCGGACCTTGGAAAACTGGATTAAGTGGACAGCTGCAGAAAGCTTTTGTTACAG GAGTGCCTAGCCTAAACCGAGTGGAACTCGAAACAGCCTGTGAGGATTTTAGCAATATAATTGACACAATTGGAGGTTGTAGAGTGTATAAAGGGACACTTTCCAGCGGAGTTGAGATTGCTGTTGCTGCAACTGGCATTTCATCTTTAAAAGACTGGTCCAAGAACTCGGAGAAAGCCTATCGGAGAAAG ATCGATAAATTGTCAAGAATTAACCATAAGAACTATGTCAACCTTATTGGCTACTGTGAGGAGGATGAACCTTTCAACAGGATGATGGTGTTTGAATATGCTCCAAATGGGACCCTTTTCGAGCACCTGCATG TTAAAGAAATGGAACATCTTGATTGGAATGCAAGGGTGAGGATCATCATGGGTGTTGCTTATTGTCTTCAATATATGCATCATGATCTAAATCCTCCCTTAGCTCATCCAAACTTAAGTTCATCTTCTATCTATCTAACGGACGATTATGCTGCAAAG CTTGGAGAAATTGGCTGTTTACCATCCACATCAAAGTCAGAGACCTCAAGTGATTCTGAATCACAACATTCATCTGAATTGCCACCATTAGTTGATTTAGAAGCGAATGTCTATAACTTCGGATTATTGTTACTCGAAATCATTTCCGGAAAGCTTCCTTGTTCTGAAGAACAAGGACCAATCGAGAAATGG GCGGACCAATACTTGAGCGATAAGTCGAACTTCGGCTCGATGACTGATCCTACGCTCGATTCGTTCAAAATTGAAGAGCTCGAGATAATCTGTGAGGTTATCAAAGAATGTATCGCAACGGATCCAAGGAAAAGACCAACGATGAAAGATATAatcacgaaattgagagaagtGATTCAAGTCGCCCCGGAACAAGCTACCCCAAGACTCTCCCCGTTGTGGTGGGCTGAACTTGAGATTTTATCAATGGAGGCTACCTAA
- the LOC107889020 gene encoding protein MALE DISCOVERER 2 isoform X7, giving the protein MVIPSGLALLEFRARIDSDPYGAFANWNSNDSSPCLWWGVHCVDGKVQMLDLSALSLEGTLAPELGKLSNLRSLVLYKNHFSGAIPKEFGELTKLELLDLRENDLGGTIPAEIGKMLSLKRLLLCDNKLEGSIPSDLGRLNLLSKLQYDENLTSTSATGIGCINRKFGLCLWQSSLKQLSRMGSLLMPIKGTLIRYLNALPLPQQKDSLAEHQDDCCSDVPGSSEQQIANSMQDVASFARRRLLAQSKNLPAVPATGMSSNEQIISLPTTRSSGSFPAVPKAKQPSAPSPSPSPPVEMPPTLETDSKPGEPPAEEPSESGSGNLWKYLIIIPVVVILLAFLAFLFLCRKRAAKTIGPWKTGLSGQLQKAFVTGVPSLNRVELETACEDFSNIIDTIGGCRVYKGTLSSGVEIAVAATGISSLKDWSKNSEKAYRRKIDKLSRINHKNYVNLIGYCEEDEPFNRMMVFEYAPNGTLFEHLHVKEMEHLDWNARVRIIMGVAYCLQYMHHDLNPPLAHPNLSSSSIYLTDDYAAKLGEIGCLPSTSKSETSSDSESQHSSELPPLVDLEANVYNFGLLLLEIISGKLPCSEEQGPIEKWADQYLSDKSNFGSMTDPTLDSFKIEELEIICEVIKECIATDPRKRPTMKDIITKLREVIQVAPEQATPRLSPLWWAELEILSMEAT; this is encoded by the exons ATGGTAATTCCTTCTG GTTTGGCTTTGTTAGAATTTCGAGCCAGAATTGACTCTGATCCTTATGGTGCGTTTGCAAATTGGAATTCCAATGATAGCTCTCCATGCTTGTGGTGGGGAGTTCATTGTGTCGATGGTAAAGTGCAAATGCT GGATTTGAGTGCCCTTTCTTTGGAAGGAACATTGGCACCAGAGCTGGGGAAATTAAGCAACTTAAGATCACT TGTGCTCTATAAAAACCATTTCTCCGGTGCCATTCCAAAAGAGTTTGGAGAGCTTACGAAGCTGGAGCTACTGGATTTGAGGGAAAATGACTTGGGTGGAACAATTCCAGCAGAAATAGGAAAAATGTTGTCTCTAAAACGCTT GTTACTTTGTGACAACAAGTTGGAGGGCAGCATTCCTTCGGATCTTGGGAGACTAAACTTGCTCTCCAAACTGCAATATGATGAAAACCTTACATCGACGTCAGCTACCGGAATTGGCTGCATAAATAGGAAGTTTGGACTGTG CCTATGGCAAAGCAGTTTGAAACAACTGAGCAGAATGGGTTCATTGCTCATGCCGATTAAAGGCACACTTATACGTTACCTCAATGCGTTGCCATTACCACA GCAAAAGGACTCGCTGGCCGAGCATCAAGACGATTGCTGCAGTGATGTGCCTG GTTCATCTGAACAACAGATAGCCAATAGCATGCAGGATGTTGCCTCTTTTGCACGTCGTAGGCTGCTTGCACAGTCAAAGAACCTCCCAGCTGTGCCTGCTACTGGTATGTCGTCTAACGAACAGATCATTTCTCTCCCGACTACCCGAAGTAGTGGGAGCTTCCCTGCTGTGCCGAAGGCAAAACAGCCTTCTgcaccatcaccatcaccatcaccaccAGTTGAAATGCCTCCTACCCTGGAGACTGATTCGAAGCCTGGAGAGCCACCTGCTGAAGAACCTTCAGAATCTGGTTCCGGGAATTTATGGAAATATCTCATTATCATTCCCGTTGTGGTCATCCTGCTTGCATTTTTGGCATTTTTGTTCCTGTGTCGTAAACGAGCAGCAAAAACGATCGGACCTTGGAAAACTGGATTAAGTGGACAGCTGCAGAAAGCTTTTGTTACAG GAGTGCCTAGCCTAAACCGAGTGGAACTCGAAACAGCCTGTGAGGATTTTAGCAATATAATTGACACAATTGGAGGTTGTAGAGTGTATAAAGGGACACTTTCCAGCGGAGTTGAGATTGCTGTTGCTGCAACTGGCATTTCATCTTTAAAAGACTGGTCCAAGAACTCGGAGAAAGCCTATCGGAGAAAG ATCGATAAATTGTCAAGAATTAACCATAAGAACTATGTCAACCTTATTGGCTACTGTGAGGAGGATGAACCTTTCAACAGGATGATGGTGTTTGAATATGCTCCAAATGGGACCCTTTTCGAGCACCTGCATG TTAAAGAAATGGAACATCTTGATTGGAATGCAAGGGTGAGGATCATCATGGGTGTTGCTTATTGTCTTCAATATATGCATCATGATCTAAATCCTCCCTTAGCTCATCCAAACTTAAGTTCATCTTCTATCTATCTAACGGACGATTATGCTGCAAAG CTTGGAGAAATTGGCTGTTTACCATCCACATCAAAGTCAGAGACCTCAAGTGATTCTGAATCACAACATTCATCTGAATTGCCACCATTAGTTGATTTAGAAGCGAATGTCTATAACTTCGGATTATTGTTACTCGAAATCATTTCCGGAAAGCTTCCTTGTTCTGAAGAACAAGGACCAATCGAGAAATGG GCGGACCAATACTTGAGCGATAAGTCGAACTTCGGCTCGATGACTGATCCTACGCTCGATTCGTTCAAAATTGAAGAGCTCGAGATAATCTGTGAGGTTATCAAAGAATGTATCGCAACGGATCCAAGGAAAAGACCAACGATGAAAGATATAatcacgaaattgagagaagtGATTCAAGTCGCCCCGGAACAAGCTACCCCAAGACTCTCCCCGTTGTGGTGGGCTGAACTTGAGATTTTATCAATGGAGGCTACCTAA